In a genomic window of Neisseria flavescens:
- the murB gene encoding UDP-N-acetylmuramate dehydrogenase has protein sequence MQPTQYQTDLTPYNTFGLKAQAQAFVALKHADELRDIVRLPEFNRDTVLWLGGGSNILLMEDYAGLVVHMENKGIREIERSDGLVYIEAQAGEIWHDFVLHTVGLGLSGLENLSLIPGTVGASPVQNIGAYGVEAKDVIHSVRCFDLDTETFVELSNADCDFAYRESLFKQEGKGRYVIVSVVFALKEHFVPNLGYGDLAAAVAELSQGREATAKDVSDAVCAIRNSKLPNPNVLGNVGSFFKNPVVSAEKAADLLQQYPNMPRYPQPDGSVKLAAGWLIDQCRLKGHQIGGAAVHDKQALVLVNKNNASAQDVHQLAQYVCNTVFTQFQVELHAEPNWLPTSYSL, from the coding sequence ATGCAACCCACCCAATACCAAACCGACCTTACCCCCTACAACACTTTTGGTCTGAAAGCCCAAGCTCAAGCATTTGTTGCACTCAAACATGCCGATGAATTGCGCGACATCGTCCGGCTGCCCGAGTTCAACCGAGATACCGTTTTATGGCTCGGCGGCGGTAGCAATATCCTTTTGATGGAAGACTATGCCGGTCTGGTTGTGCATATGGAAAACAAGGGAATACGCGAAATTGAGCGTTCAGACGGCCTGGTTTATATCGAAGCTCAGGCTGGGGAAATTTGGCATGATTTTGTTTTGCATACGGTTGGACTGGGTTTAAGCGGGCTGGAAAACCTCAGCCTGATTCCGGGCACGGTCGGCGCGTCTCCGGTACAAAATATCGGTGCATATGGTGTTGAAGCGAAAGATGTTATCCATAGCGTACGCTGCTTTGATTTGGATACAGAAACCTTTGTCGAGCTTTCCAATGCCGACTGTGACTTTGCCTATCGTGAAAGCCTGTTCAAACAGGAAGGCAAAGGACGTTATGTGATTGTTTCGGTTGTATTTGCGTTGAAAGAGCATTTTGTGCCGAACTTGGGCTATGGCGACTTGGCGGCAGCGGTTGCCGAACTGAGCCAAGGCCGTGAGGCGACGGCCAAAGATGTTTCCGATGCGGTGTGTGCAATCCGCAACAGTAAACTGCCTAATCCTAACGTACTTGGTAATGTCGGAAGTTTCTTTAAAAACCCTGTTGTCAGTGCAGAAAAAGCGGCCGATTTGTTACAGCAATACCCCAATATGCCACGCTATCCGCAGCCTGACGGTTCGGTCAAACTCGCGGCCGGCTGGCTGATTGACCAATGCCGTCTGAAAGGCCATCAGATCGGCGGTGCGGCAGTGCATGACAAACAGGCTTTGGTTTTGGTGAATAAAAACAATGCATCCGCGCAAGATGTCCACCAGCTGGCACAATATGTTTGTAATACAGTATTTACTCAATTTCAGGTAGAATTACACGCAGAACCCAACTGGCTGCCTACTTCATACAGCCTATAA
- a CDS encoding MATE family efflux transporter, translating to MLLNLNRFAFPVFLKETRLLTALALPMLLAQVAQVGIGFVDTVMAGGAGKEDLAAVALGSSAFSTIYITFMGVMAALNPMIAQLYGAGKTEEVGKTGMQGIWFGLCLGLFGMLLMWAMITPFRHWLTLSDYVEDTMAQYMFFTSLAMPAAMIHRALHAYASSLNRPRVIMLVSFAAFVLNVPLNYVFVYGKFGMPALGGAGCGVATAAVFWFSALALWLYIAKEKFFRPFGLTAKIGKPDLAAFKQIWKIGAPIGLSYFLEASAFSFIVFLVAPFGEDYVAAQQVVISLSGILYMVPQSVGSASTVRVGFSLGRHEFLRARYISGVSLVLGWMLAVITVLSLVLFRSPLVSMYNNDPAVLSIAATLLLFAGLFQPADFTQCIASYALRGYKVTKMPMFIHAAAFWGCGLLPGYLLAYHVDMGIYGFWTALTVSLTIAAIALVWCLELCSKEMVKSHKAV from the coding sequence ATGCTACTGAACCTCAATCGCTTTGCCTTTCCTGTTTTCTTAAAAGAAACCCGCCTGCTTACTGCCCTCGCCCTGCCTATGCTGTTGGCGCAAGTGGCGCAAGTGGGCATTGGTTTTGTCGATACGGTGATGGCCGGTGGCGCAGGTAAGGAAGATTTGGCCGCGGTAGCTTTGGGCAGCAGTGCGTTTTCCACGATTTACATTACCTTTATGGGCGTGATGGCGGCGTTGAACCCGATGATTGCCCAGCTGTACGGCGCAGGTAAAACCGAAGAAGTCGGCAAAACAGGAATGCAGGGCATTTGGTTTGGCTTATGTTTGGGTCTATTCGGCATGCTGTTGATGTGGGCGATGATTACGCCTTTCCGTCATTGGCTGACATTAAGCGATTATGTCGAAGACACGATGGCGCAATATATGTTCTTTACCAGCTTGGCAATGCCGGCCGCCATGATCCACCGCGCCCTGCACGCTTATGCCTCGAGCTTGAACCGTCCGCGCGTGATTATGTTGGTCAGCTTCGCGGCATTTGTGTTGAATGTGCCGCTAAACTATGTATTTGTTTACGGCAAATTCGGTATGCCTGCTTTGGGTGGCGCAGGTTGCGGCGTGGCAACGGCGGCGGTATTTTGGTTCAGCGCATTGGCTTTGTGGCTTTATATCGCCAAAGAAAAATTCTTCCGTCCGTTTGGCTTGACGGCAAAAATCGGCAAACCCGATTTGGCGGCTTTCAAACAGATTTGGAAAATCGGTGCACCCATCGGCTTGTCTTATTTTTTAGAAGCCAGCGCGTTTTCGTTTATCGTCTTTTTGGTGGCGCCATTCGGCGAGGATTATGTCGCCGCCCAACAAGTCGTCATCAGCCTGTCGGGCATTTTGTATATGGTTCCGCAAAGCGTCGGCTCGGCAAGCACGGTACGCGTAGGCTTTTCGCTCGGGCGACACGAATTTTTGCGGGCGCGTTATATTTCAGGCGTTTCGCTGGTGTTGGGCTGGATGCTCGCCGTGATTACCGTGCTTTCTTTGGTATTATTCCGTTCGCCGCTGGTAAGTATGTACAACAATGATCCGGCTGTTTTAAGCATCGCCGCCACCCTCCTGCTGTTTGCCGGCTTGTTCCAACCGGCAGACTTCACCCAATGTATCGCTTCCTACGCCCTGCGCGGCTATAAAGTGACCAAAATGCCGATGTTCATCCATGCCGCCGCTTTCTGGGGTTGCGGCCTGTTGCCCGGCTATCTGCTTGCCTATCATGTCGATATGGGTATTTACGGCTTCTGGACCGCGCTGACCGTTTCACTGACGATTGCCGCCATCGCATTGGTATGGTGTCTGGAGCTTTGCAGTAAAGAGATGGTCAAATCGCATAAGGCCGTCTGA
- a CDS encoding low molecular weight protein tyrosine phosphatase family protein encodes MLNGLINSKDTFSIQSRWFSQGGYFPPFLIFMNALFICSRNQWRSPTAETVFRRYPNVQARSAGTSPNARHTVSIDDIAWADKIFVMEQKHKSRLLAHFPRALQYKEMIILDIPDDYRYMDEELIEILKESVVPYLYK; translated from the coding sequence ATGCTGAATGGTTTGATTAACTCAAAAGATACATTTTCGATTCAATCGAGATGGTTTTCACAAGGCGGATATTTTCCGCCTTTTTTAATTTTTATGAATGCACTTTTTATTTGTAGTCGTAACCAATGGCGCAGTCCTACCGCTGAAACCGTATTTCGACGTTATCCAAATGTACAGGCACGTTCTGCGGGGACCAGCCCCAATGCGCGGCATACTGTTTCCATAGACGACATCGCATGGGCGGATAAGATTTTCGTGATGGAACAAAAACATAAGAGCCGTCTGCTGGCACATTTTCCTCGTGCGTTGCAATATAAAGAAATGATTATTTTAGATATTCCTGATGATTACAGATACATGGATGAAGAGTTGATAGAAATATTGAAGGAAAGCGTCGTGCCTTATCTGTATAAATAA
- a CDS encoding replication-associated recombination protein A, which translates to MTDLFVREPDAPLAERLRPHTLDDVVGQEHLIGEGKPLRVAVEGGKPHSMLLWGPPGVGKTTLARILAQSFNAQFLPVSAVFSGVKDIRGAIDKAEIALQQGRATILFVDEVHRFNKAQQDAFLPYVESGLLTFIGATTENPSFEVNPALLSRAQVYVLQPLSSDGLKKLVAKVLALPEYRDFTIEADAQELLVNTADGDARRLLNLLEQLLRAADTRRLKTLTAEFLADSLGAQIRRFDKGGESFYNQISALHKSVRGSHPNAALYWFCRMLDGGTDPRYLARRIVRIAWEDIGLADPRAFQIANDAATTFERLGSPEGELALAQAVLYLAAAAKSNAGYKAYKQMRRFVAENSSDEVPVHLRNAPTKLMKELGYGREYRYAHDEPNAYAAGESYMPDGLDEPDFYQPVPRGLEIKIGEKLKWLKSLDEDALDD; encoded by the coding sequence ATGACCGATTTGTTTGTCCGAGAACCCGACGCGCCGCTTGCCGAACGATTGCGTCCGCATACGCTTGACGACGTGGTGGGGCAGGAACACCTCATCGGCGAAGGTAAACCTTTGCGCGTGGCGGTAGAAGGCGGCAAGCCGCATTCTATGTTGCTGTGGGGGCCGCCGGGTGTGGGCAAGACGACGTTGGCACGGATTTTGGCGCAGAGTTTCAATGCACAGTTCCTGCCTGTTTCCGCCGTGTTTTCCGGCGTGAAAGACATACGCGGGGCAATCGACAAGGCGGAAATCGCTTTGCAGCAGGGGAGGGCGACGATTTTGTTTGTCGACGAAGTCCACCGCTTCAACAAGGCGCAGCAGGACGCGTTTTTGCCTTATGTCGAAAGCGGTTTGCTGACCTTTATCGGTGCGACGACGGAAAATCCGTCGTTTGAAGTGAATCCCGCGCTGTTGAGCCGCGCGCAGGTGTATGTTTTGCAGCCCTTGTCTTCAGACGGCCTCAAAAAGCTGGTTGCCAAAGTTTTGGCTTTGCCCGAATACCGGGATTTCACGATTGAAGCCGACGCGCAGGAGCTGCTCGTCAATACCGCCGACGGCGATGCGCGCAGGTTGTTGAATCTGTTGGAACAACTTTTACGCGCCGCCGACACGCGCCGTCTGAAAACCCTGACCGCCGAATTTCTCGCCGACAGTCTCGGGGCGCAAATCCGCCGTTTCGACAAAGGCGGCGAGAGTTTTTACAACCAAATCTCCGCGTTGCACAAATCTGTGCGCGGTTCGCATCCCAATGCGGCATTGTATTGGTTCTGCCGTATGCTCGACGGCGGCACCGACCCGCGCTACCTCGCTCGCCGCATCGTGCGTATCGCTTGGGAAGACATCGGGCTTGCCGACCCGCGCGCCTTCCAAATCGCCAACGATGCCGCCACCACCTTTGAACGCTTAGGCTCGCCCGAAGGTGAACTCGCGCTGGCGCAAGCCGTGCTGTACCTTGCCGCCGCCGCGAAATCCAACGCGGGCTACAAAGCGTATAAACAAATGCGCCGATTTGTTGCAGAAAACAGCAGCGACGAAGTGCCTGTCCATCTTCGCAACGCCCCGACCAAGTTAATGAAGGAATTGGGCTACGGACGCGAATACCGCTACGCCCACGACGAACCGAACGCCTACGCCGCCGGCGAAAGCTATATGCCCGACGGCTTGGACGAACCCGATTTCTATCAACCCGTCCCGCGTGGGCTGGAAATCAAAATTGGCGAAAAGTTGAAATGGCTGAAATCCTTGGATGAAGATGCGCTGGATGATTAA
- a CDS encoding hemolysin family protein, whose product MNIFEALLLLCLLIVISAFVSCSELALASARKIKLQVMAKDGGDTRALDVINMQQQPGSFITVVQIGLNAVAILAGIVGEAAIRPYFGKLLENAGSWGSTVASLLTFSLVTGSFILIADLMPKRMAMTHPEAVAVRIVRPMMFLIFILKPLVWVFDGLANAIFKLFKISTVRQEQLTSEDIYAVVDAGAQAGVLKEQEHYLIENIFDMQERTVTSTMSTREYIAYFDKHDDSDTVLEMMSDKPHNKFLVCDGDLERVIGYIESHTLLTLFLKEKDVRLTDKRVLRKALFIPDTLSLYDVLETFKTSGEDFAVVVNEYALVVGVVTLKDVMSIVMGELVNTEEEPQIIRRTEDTWLVDGATPLTDVMRALDIEEFPNSENYETIAGFMMYSLRKIPKRTDFLVYAGYKFEIIDTENLKIDQLLVSKQGNMVGKM is encoded by the coding sequence ATGAATATTTTTGAAGCCTTACTATTATTGTGCCTGCTGATTGTCATTAGCGCGTTTGTGTCCTGTTCCGAACTCGCGCTTGCTTCGGCACGCAAAATCAAATTGCAGGTCATGGCGAAAGACGGCGGCGATACGCGTGCGCTTGACGTAATCAATATGCAGCAGCAGCCGGGCAGTTTTATTACCGTTGTTCAAATCGGTTTGAACGCCGTCGCCATTCTTGCCGGTATTGTCGGCGAGGCAGCGATACGTCCGTATTTTGGCAAGCTGTTGGAGAACGCAGGCAGTTGGGGCAGCACAGTTGCCTCTTTGCTGACTTTCTCGCTGGTTACAGGCAGCTTTATTTTAATTGCCGACCTGATGCCCAAGCGTATGGCAATGACCCATCCCGAAGCGGTGGCGGTACGCATTGTCCGTCCGATGATGTTTTTGATTTTTATCTTAAAGCCCCTTGTCTGGGTTTTTGACGGGTTGGCAAACGCAATATTCAAACTCTTCAAAATCTCAACCGTCCGTCAGGAGCAGCTGACCTCGGAAGATATTTATGCCGTCGTTGATGCCGGTGCACAGGCTGGTGTATTGAAAGAACAAGAGCACTATCTGATTGAAAACATTTTCGATATGCAGGAGCGTACGGTCACTTCCACCATGAGTACGCGCGAATACATCGCCTATTTTGACAAACACGACGACAGCGATACCGTGTTGGAAATGATGTCCGACAAACCGCACAACAAATTCCTCGTATGCGACGGCGACTTGGAACGCGTTATCGGCTATATCGAATCGCATACGCTGCTGACTTTATTTTTAAAAGAAAAAGACGTCCGCCTGACCGACAAGCGTGTATTGCGTAAAGCCTTGTTCATTCCCGACACGCTGTCGCTTTATGATGTATTGGAGACCTTCAAAACTTCAGGAGAAGACTTTGCCGTGGTGGTGAACGAATACGCGCTGGTGGTTGGCGTGGTAACGCTGAAAGATGTGATGAGCATTGTGATGGGCGAGCTGGTCAATACCGAGGAAGAGCCGCAAATCATCCGCCGTACCGAAGACACATGGTTGGTGGACGGTGCTACGCCGCTTACCGATGTTATGCGTGCGCTGGATATTGAGGAGTTTCCCAATTCGGAAAACTACGAAACCATCGCCGGCTTTATGATGTATTCCCTGCGCAAAATACCGAAACGTACAGATTTTCTGGTTTATGCCGGTTATAAATTTGAAATCATCGATACTGAAAATTTGAAAATCGACCAACTTTTGGTTTCCAAACAAGGAAATATGGTGGGGAAAATGTAA
- a CDS encoding RNA ligase family protein, with amino-acid sequence MTTTEPQKYARSLHAPISLGTTSDDRFMPRGFLSYFTSLPKLVLTEKLDGQNNCFAAHGLYARSHAAPTQHPWDKPLLQRWQQIKDDLGDLELFGENMYGIHSIAYSQLESYFYLFAVRRSGHWLSWEEVKFYAQLFDFPTVPEIPIVQPLADFTQKYANEDIALAQWLAANLGELWTDSVQTAGKLGGYDPKTGAACSEGFVIRNAADFATNNGNLPVQFNEFDNLFKLVRAKHVKTDVHWTKTWKPARLIDYDKYHWQSWQFQTA; translated from the coding sequence ATGACGACAACCGAACCTCAAAAATACGCCCGCAGCCTGCACGCGCCCATCAGCCTTGGTACCACCTCTGACGACCGTTTTATGCCGCGCGGCTTTCTTTCATATTTTACCTCACTGCCGAAATTGGTTTTAACCGAAAAATTAGATGGGCAAAACAACTGCTTTGCCGCACACGGTCTCTATGCCCGTAGTCATGCTGCGCCTACCCAGCATCCGTGGGATAAACCTTTGCTGCAACGATGGCAGCAAATCAAAGATGATTTAGGCGATCTTGAACTTTTTGGCGAGAATATGTATGGCATTCATTCGATTGCCTATTCGCAACTGGAAAGCTATTTTTACCTGTTTGCAGTCCGCCGTAGCGGACATTGGCTTTCATGGGAAGAGGTTAAATTTTATGCGCAGCTGTTTGATTTTCCGACTGTGCCAGAAATACCCATTGTCCAGCCTCTTGCAGATTTCACTCAAAAATACGCCAATGAAGATATTGCTTTAGCGCAATGGCTTGCCGCTAATTTGGGAGAGCTGTGGACAGACAGCGTACAAACTGCCGGTAAGCTTGGCGGCTACGATCCGAAAACAGGAGCGGCATGCAGTGAAGGTTTCGTTATCCGGAACGCCGCTGATTTTGCCACCAACAACGGCAACCTGCCTGTTCAATTCAATGAATTTGATAATCTTTTCAAATTGGTGCGAGCCAAACACGTTAAAACCGACGTTCATTGGACGAAAACTTGGAAGCCTGCCCGTCTTATCGATTACGACAAATACCATTGGCAAAGCTGGCAGTTTCAGACGGCCTGA
- a CDS encoding ubiquinone biosynthesis accessory factor UbiJ: MSALFPLINHLIQQNPEQQRELSEFAGSIICISLTGFRLTGRISEQGFLETAHETADTNITFHNSAIQKILQGGQPGVGDISLEGDLVLGMSVLPILGGLRYYPSEDLARVFGHVAAESISSRAGDIGRTMKKIGKSIAEQISDFSHEPESPVIDQATLAAWLEEVDKLRDDVARLNERLDRLERDIWID; encoded by the coding sequence ATGTCCGCCCTATTTCCCCTTATCAACCACCTGATACAGCAAAATCCAGAGCAACAGCGCGAGCTGTCTGAATTTGCAGGCAGCATCATCTGCATCAGCCTGACCGGTTTCAGACTGACCGGACGCATCAGCGAACAAGGTTTTCTTGAAACCGCACACGAAACCGCCGACACCAACATCACATTCCACAATAGCGCCATCCAAAAAATCCTCCAAGGCGGCCAGCCTGGCGTGGGCGACATCAGCCTCGAAGGCGACTTGGTCTTGGGTATGTCCGTCCTTCCTATTTTGGGTGGGCTGCGCTATTATCCGAGCGAAGATTTAGCGCGTGTATTCGGTCATGTGGCCGCAGAAAGCATCAGTTCGCGCGCCGGCGATATCGGCCGCACCATGAAAAAAATCGGCAAAAGCATTGCCGAGCAAATCAGCGACTTTTCACACGAACCCGAATCCCCTGTTATCGACCAAGCCACGCTTGCCGCATGGTTGGAAGAAGTGGACAAACTGCGTGACGACGTTGCCCGCCTAAACGAACGCCTCGACCGCCTCGAGCGCGATATCTGGATAGATTAG
- a CDS encoding TetR/AcrR family transcriptional regulator has translation MPRIAKVNTYTRIINASLALFNEEGERNISINHIAAHLGISPGNLYYHFRNKDEIIVQLFKRYSEALLAYLNEAVLPSNVEDSINYMAGIYDVMWEYRFLFSDVNTLLARSAELLGEHNTFTQAKVSPLLVNLLAQLNGLNIISADQTAMNDLAVNMWMVTKYWFDFDSSLRGRAKLTEDSKVRGISRTLSLLRPYLLPEHRAEFDQKIGSNH, from the coding sequence ATGCCGCGCATTGCTAAAGTCAACACTTACACACGAATCATCAATGCCAGCCTCGCCTTATTCAACGAAGAAGGTGAGCGCAATATCAGCATCAACCACATTGCCGCCCACTTGGGCATCAGCCCGGGCAACCTCTACTACCATTTCCGCAACAAAGACGAAATCATCGTCCAATTGTTTAAGCGTTACAGCGAAGCCCTGCTTGCCTATCTTAACGAAGCCGTGTTGCCGTCTAATGTGGAAGACTCCATCAACTACATGGCCGGTATTTATGATGTGATGTGGGAATACCGTTTCCTTTTCAGCGATGTGAATACCCTGCTTGCCCGCAGTGCCGAATTATTGGGCGAACACAATACCTTTACCCAAGCCAAAGTTTCCCCGCTGTTGGTCAACCTGCTGGCCCAGCTCAACGGTCTGAACATCATCAGCGCAGACCAAACCGCCATGAACGACCTTGCCGTCAATATGTGGATGGTGACGAAATACTGGTTCGACTTCGACAGCTCCCTGCGCGGCCGCGCCAAGTTGACCGAAGATTCCAAAGTACGGGGCATCAGCCGCACACTCAGCCTGTTGCGCCCGTACCTCCTGCCGGAACACCGTGCCGAATTCGACCAAAAAATCGGCAGCAACCATTGA
- a CDS encoding AAA family ATPase, with the protein MWTFPDYIPGQLTDWQALERRFSWFADMKDVPQDPEWHAEGDVFTHTKMVCEALLQLPEFQALDGQEQHILFAAAMLHDVEKRSTTKSEIENGKERIVSPHHAKKGEHTARTLLYTELAAPFAVREAIAKLVRLHGLPLWAINKPNPERAVIAASLQVNTEHLAMLAKADVLGRICCDQQDILLRIDLFRELCEENACWGKARTFASDYGRYLYLNGRSEMPDYQPFDDQTFDVYAMCAIAGSGKDSYIRQHLAHLPMLSLDEIRRERKLNPADSKHTAEAVRLGKEQAKEYLRARTSFVFNATNLNRDLRSKWLPMFADYGARVHLIYLEVPYTQLLSQNRNREHSVPNDVLHRMIEKLEIPDYSEAHTVDFVVSS; encoded by the coding sequence ATGTGGACATTCCCAGATTACATACCCGGTCAACTTACTGATTGGCAAGCCTTAGAACGTCGTTTCAGCTGGTTTGCCGATATGAAGGATGTTCCGCAAGACCCTGAGTGGCATGCTGAAGGCGATGTATTTACGCATACCAAAATGGTATGCGAAGCCCTTTTACAACTGCCCGAGTTCCAAGCGCTTGATGGACAGGAGCAGCATATTCTGTTTGCTGCCGCCATGCTGCATGATGTGGAAAAACGCAGTACGACCAAGAGTGAAATAGAAAACGGCAAAGAGCGTATCGTTTCGCCGCATCACGCAAAAAAAGGTGAGCATACCGCCCGTACTTTGCTGTATACCGAACTTGCCGCTCCATTTGCCGTAAGAGAAGCAATCGCCAAACTCGTGCGTTTGCACGGATTGCCCTTATGGGCGATTAATAAGCCTAATCCTGAGCGAGCCGTCATAGCAGCCAGTTTGCAGGTTAATACTGAGCATCTTGCCATGCTTGCTAAAGCTGATGTTCTCGGTCGTATATGTTGCGACCAACAGGATATTTTGCTGCGCATTGATTTGTTTCGTGAACTCTGTGAAGAAAATGCTTGTTGGGGTAAAGCGCGTACTTTTGCCAGCGACTACGGACGCTATCTCTATCTTAACGGCCGTAGCGAAATGCCGGATTATCAGCCGTTTGATGATCAGACCTTCGATGTGTACGCCATGTGTGCCATAGCAGGTAGCGGTAAAGACAGTTACATCAGGCAACATCTTGCCCATTTGCCTATGCTGTCGCTGGATGAGATTCGCCGTGAGCGCAAACTCAATCCCGCAGATTCCAAACATACCGCCGAAGCAGTGCGTTTGGGTAAAGAGCAGGCAAAAGAATACCTGCGAGCCCGTACGTCATTTGTCTTTAATGCGACCAATCTTAACCGCGACCTGCGCAGTAAATGGCTGCCGATGTTTGCCGATTACGGTGCACGCGTGCATCTCATTTATTTGGAAGTGCCTTACACGCAATTACTATCGCAAAACCGTAACCGCGAACATTCTGTGCCGAATGATGTGTTGCACCGCATGATAGAAAAGCTGGAAATCCCTGATTACAGTGAAGCGCATACAGTGGATTTTGTGGTCTCTTCTTAA
- a CDS encoding GIY-YIG nuclease family protein — translation MFSTSIIEKLAYYVYCLIDPRDGNIFYVGKGLNNRVFHHAQASLQEIEKPSDKIALIREIHKSGHQPVYYILRHNIQTSDEAEQYEAMAIDLLSLVKQSQQPLTNIQGGQAFF, via the coding sequence ATGTTTTCAACTTCCATTATAGAAAAACTTGCTTACTATGTTTATTGCTTGATTGACCCTAGAGACGGCAATATTTTCTATGTAGGTAAAGGCTTGAACAATCGCGTTTTCCATCATGCTCAAGCCTCATTACAAGAAATAGAAAAGCCAAGTGATAAAATTGCCTTGATTAGGGAAATACATAAAAGCGGACACCAGCCCGTGTATTACATTCTGCGGCACAACATCCAAACCAGCGACGAGGCTGAACAATATGAAGCGATGGCAATAGACCTACTCTCCCTAGTCAAACAGAGCCAGCAGCCGCTGACTAATATTCAAGGGGGGCAAGCATTCTTCTGA
- a CDS encoding NAD(+) kinase, with translation MKSPFKNIGIVTRPNTPEIQDTVHTLVSFLRENGFTIYLDELSVEEHCVYIQDSAYCETVNKAQLGKYCDLVVVLGGDGTFLSAAREVAPRAVPIIGINQGHLGFLTQISRDTMVEGIRPVLEGKYLPEERILIEASIIRDGETIERALALNDTVLSRGGAGQMIEFEVFINQEFVYTQRSDGLIISTPTGSTAYALAAGGPIMQAGLHAFTLVPICPQSMTNRPIAISDTSVIEILITKSGDARAHFDGQSHIDVQNFDRIIIRRYHNPLRVLHPTDYQYFKTLRQKLHWGEQLI, from the coding sequence ATGAAAAGCCCATTCAAAAACATCGGTATCGTTACGCGTCCCAATACGCCCGAGATTCAAGATACCGTCCACACATTGGTTTCTTTTCTGCGCGAAAACGGCTTCACCATCTATCTGGATGAATTGAGCGTAGAAGAACACTGCGTCTATATCCAAGATTCCGCATACTGCGAAACCGTAAATAAAGCCCAGCTGGGCAAATATTGCGACCTCGTCGTTGTGCTCGGCGGCGACGGCACCTTCCTCTCCGCCGCCCGCGAAGTCGCCCCGCGCGCCGTCCCCATCATCGGCATCAATCAAGGCCACTTGGGCTTTCTTACCCAAATCTCACGCGACACCATGGTTGAGGGCATCCGCCCCGTACTGGAAGGCAAATATCTGCCTGAAGAGCGCATCCTCATTGAAGCCAGCATCATTCGTGACGGCGAAACCATCGAACGCGCCCTCGCCCTCAACGACACCGTACTGTCTCGTGGCGGCGCAGGTCAAATGATTGAATTTGAAGTATTTATCAATCAAGAATTTGTCTATACCCAACGTTCGGACGGCCTAATTATTTCCACACCGACAGGTTCGACCGCTTACGCGCTTGCCGCCGGCGGCCCCATCATGCAGGCCGGTCTGCACGCCTTCACGCTCGTGCCTATCTGTCCGCAATCCATGACCAACCGCCCGATTGCCATCTCCGACACCAGCGTGATCGAAATCCTCATTACCAAAAGCGGCGACGCACGCGCACATTTTGACGGACAATCCCATATCGACGTGCAAAACTTCGACCGCATCATCATCCGCCGCTATCACAACCCCTTGCGCGTCCTCCATCCCACCGATTACCAATACTTCAAAACCCTGCGCCAAAAGCTGCATTGGGGCGAACAATTGATTTAA
- a CDS encoding acyl-CoA thioesterase codes for MKKHIYCQHSFETEVPFFDVDAMHIVWHGNYVKYLETARCAFLSSIGYDYNEMGRQGYSWPIVQMNLKYIRPARFGQKIRVEMDIVEIESCLRIDYTIYDAETNEKLTRASTTQAAVSLSDGLMQFQTPDSWLEAVKRHPTFKAV; via the coding sequence ATGAAAAAACACATCTACTGCCAACACAGCTTTGAAACCGAAGTTCCTTTTTTTGACGTAGATGCCATGCACATCGTGTGGCACGGCAACTATGTCAAATACCTTGAAACCGCACGTTGTGCTTTTCTGTCTTCCATCGGTTATGACTACAACGAAATGGGGCGGCAGGGGTACAGCTGGCCGATTGTGCAGATGAACCTCAAATACATCCGCCCTGCCCGTTTCGGCCAAAAAATCCGCGTTGAAATGGACATTGTTGAAATCGAAAGCTGCCTGCGTATCGATTACACCATTTACGATGCCGAAACCAACGAAAAACTGACTCGCGCTTCGACTACCCAAGCCGCGGTTTCGCTTTCAGACGGCCTGATGCAGTTTCAAACTCCGGACAGCTGGTTGGAAGCAGTAAAAAGACATCCGACATTTAAGGCCGTCTGA